A single window of Nicotiana sylvestris chromosome 3, ASM39365v2, whole genome shotgun sequence DNA harbors:
- the LOC104240874 gene encoding acid beta-fructofuranosidase AIV-18 — protein MATHHSHYDPENSTTHYTVLPDQPESAGAGRRKSLKVVSGILLSSFFLLSLVFVILNQSSDLSQENSRSSETLTPALSRGVSQGVSEKTFKDVSGRSLSYYPWTNAMLTWQRTAYHFQPQKNWMNDPNGPLYHKGWYHLFYQYNPDSAIWGNITWGHAISTDLIHWLYLPFAMVPDQWYDINGVWTGSATILPDGQIMMLYTGDTNDYVQVQNLAYPANLSDPLLIDWVKYQDNPVMVPPPGIGVKDFRDPTTAWTGPQNGQWLLTIGSKIGKTGIALVYDTSNFTNFKLLDGVLHAVPGTGMWECVDFYPVSTVEANGLDTSYNGPGIKHVLKASLDDDKHDYYAIGTYDPVKNKWTPDNPELDVGIGLRLDYGKYYASKTFYDPKEQRRILWGWIGETDSEAADLLKGWASVQSIPRTVLYDKETRTHVLQWPVKEIESLRIGDPLVKQVNLQPGSIELVHVDSAAQLDVEASFEVDKAALAGTIEADVGFNCSTSGGAAKRGILGPFGVVVIADQTLSELTPVYFYIAKGTGGRAETYFCADETRSSEAPGVAKQVYGSSVPVLDGEQHSMRLLVDHSIVESFAQGGRTVITSRIYPTKAINGAARLFVFNNATGASVTASLKIWSLKSADIRSFPLDQL, from the exons ATGGCCACCCACCATTCCCATTATGACCCGGAAAACTCCACGACCCATTACACTGTCCTACCGGATCAACCCGAATCCGCCGGCGCCGGGCGCCGGAAGTCTCTTAAAGTTGTCTCCGGCATTTTGCTCTCCTCTTTCTTTTTGCTTTCTTTAGTCTTTGTGATCCTCAACCAGTCTTCAGATTTATCACAAGAAAACTCCCGCTCGTCGGAGACTTTGACGCCGGCGTTGTCACGAGGTGTATCTCAGGGAGTTTCCGAGAAGACTTTCAAGGATGTTTCCGGTAGAAGCCTTTCGTACTACCCGTGGACTAATGCTATGCTTACTTGGCAAAGGACTGCTTACCATTTTCAACCTCAAAAGAATTGGATGAACG ATCCTAATG GTCCATTATACCACAAAGGATGGTACCATCTTTTTTATCAATACAATCCTGATTCAGCTATTTGGGGAAATATCACATGGGGCCATGCAATATCCACGGACTTGATCCACTGGCTTTACTTGCCTTTCGCCATGGTTCCTGATCAGTGGTACGATATCAACGGTGTCTGGACCGGGTCCGCGACCATCTTGCCCGACGGTCAGATCATGATGCTATACACCGGTGATACCAATGATTACGTGCAGGTGCAAAATCTTGCATACCCTGCTAACTTATCGGATCCTCTCCTCATCGACTGGGTCAAGTACCAGGACAATCCGGTCATGGTTCCCCCACCCGGCATTGGTGTCAAGGACTTCAGAGACCCGACAACTGCTTGGACCGGACCCCAAAACGGGCAGTGGCTGCTAACCATCGGGTCCAAGATTGGTAAAACGGGTATTGCACTTGTTTATGATACGTCCAACTTCACAAACTTTAAGCTATTGGATGGAGTTTTGCATGCGGTTCCGGGTACGGGTATGTGGGAGTGTGTGGACTTTTACCCGGTATCAACCGTTGAGGCAAACGGGTTGGACACATCATATAACGGGCCAGGTATAAAGCATGTGTTAAAAGCAAGTTTAGATGACGATAAGCATGATTACTATGCTATTGGGACATATGACCCGGTAAAGAACAAATGGACTCCTGATAACCCGGAATTGGATGTGGGTATCGGGTTGAGACTGGACTACGGGAAATACTATGCGTCAAAGACATTTTATGACCCGAAAGAACAAAGAAGAATATTGTGGGGATGGATTGGAGAAACTGACAGTGAAGCTGCTGATCTGCTGAAGGGATGGGCATCTGTACAG AGTATTCCAAGGACTGTGCTTTATGACAAGGAGACAAGGACACATGTACTTCAGTGGCCAGTTAAAGAAATTGAGAGCTTAAGAATTGGTGATCCTCTAGTGAAACAGGTCAATCTTCAACCAGGCTCAATTGAGCTTGTCCATGTTGACTCAGCCGCACAG TTGGATGTAGAAGCCTCATTTGAAGTGGACAAAGCAGCACTCGCGGGAACAATTGAAGCAGATGTAGGTTTCAACTGCAGTACTAGTGGAGGTGCTGCTAAAAGAGGCATTTTGGGACCATTTGGTGTCGTTGTAATTGCTGATCAAACGCTTTCTGAGCTAACCCCAGTTTACTTCTACATTGCCAAAGGAACTGGTGGCCGAGCTGAAACCTACTTCTGCGCTGATGAAACTAG ATCCTCAGAGGCTCCTGGAGTTGCTAAACAAGTGTATGGTAGTTCAGTACCAGTGTTAGATGGTGAACAACACTCAATGAGATTATTG GTGGACCACTCAATTGTGGAAAGCTTTGCTCAAGGAGGAAGAACAGTCATAACATCGCGAATTTACCCAACAAAAGCAATCAATGGAGCAGCACGACTGTTCGTTTTCAACAATGCCACCGGGGCTAGTGTGACTGCCTCCCTCAAGATTTGGTCACTCAAATCAGCTGATATTCGATCCTTCCCCTTGGACCAGTTGTAA